The Aspergillus nidulans FGSC A4 chromosome VIII genome contains the following window.
CGAAGATATATGTCGGTGCCTGAATCAGGAATATAATCACTAGATCAGGTTGGTGGGCTGTTTGACCACGGCGAGTGGCCTCTGAGGAGCCATAGTGAAACTGCAGGGGCCGGTCCAGTATAGAGCACGTTTGTATATTAAcatcgacgatgaagactGTACGTATATCGGGACATTTAAACGCCTATCGATGGCTTAGACATACATCTGATAGAGTCGATAACAAGTATAAGAGCGTTAAAGCGGCTAAAGAAGAcggaagagcaggaaaccCGCCTCGCTCTCTCATACAGGGCACACTAAGGCTTCCACTCCACATCAGCTGGATAGCTCAAGGCACTAGTCCCGATTGGGCGCACAGCTGCCTTACTGGACTCGAAATCGAAGAGTTGGGAGACTTCCCAGCCATCGCATTTATGAATTGAAGTCTCATCAACAATGGATTATTCTTCTTATCCTAAACTGGCTATTCTCAGTGATATACTTCGGCCTTCCGATATAGCCTGTACTAGGGTTGCTAATTTTCGTGCTACTCTCGCTGCCCACTTGCTTACCCGATCCTAAGCACAGGCTGATATAAGGCACATTCGCAATATCGGTATGGAACTACACGCTCCTTTGCTCTTTAGGCAAATATTTGCCGTTTGAGATCGTAATTCCACGCTAATAGTCATACAGCCCGACCTCTCCGATGTTATTCACTCCCATCTTAATCGGAGCAGCCTCACTCGCTGCCCAAGCCTCAGCAGACACATTCCAAGTATCTCAGCGCTATGGCGGCCCCCAAAGACCCTTACAGGGCATACGAAAGATGAGCGACGATGCAGGGGAGAAGTTCTACATGCACTACTGGCATTATGAAGAAGACTCTGTCGTTGCAAACTCGACCGAAGAGGCACAGACCAAAATAGATCGGAGTTCCGTTCTGCCTCGCTCATACCATTTCCAGCCGCCGTTTTCGCTTGGCCCCGAGCGCTTTGCGGACCTGCGTTCTTCGCCactgggaagaagggaaTTCGAATGTCCGTCTGGGACAAGCGCTTGTACGTCTATCAATCGGTCAGATAGCTGCTGCGGTGCGGATGAGACGTGCGTGGTGGTAGAGGACACTGGATTGGGGGATGTGGGATGTTGCCCTTCTGGCCAAGATTGCTCTGGGACGATTGGGTCTTGCTTCGAGGGGTACACTAGCTGCCCGTCATCGCTTGGAGGCGGATGTTGCTTTCCTGGGTACGAATGCGTGGAAGGGGGCTGTCAGTGTGTCCATGTCTCCAGCGAGATTAGTTCTAACCAATTCCTCAGGCGCGCATATCATCACAATCACTATTACGTTATCCTCGACGACATTAACAACCACATCGACCGAGACGGTTTCCGCGACGAGTACCACTGACACTAGCACTACGACTACGAGCACAAGCACGGCCACTCCTACAACTACAAGCACATCCTCGACAGGGGACCTGACCCCCCCCGATCGACCCACCAGTTTATCTACTACCACAAGCTCCGAGACCGAAACGACCTGTCCGACCGGTTTCTACGCATGTGCTGCGGTCTATCAGGGCGGATGCTGTCAGATCGGCCGGAATTGCGATACGACGTCTTGCCCCGCAGTATCCTCAACAACCATCGAGACTGAAGGCCGAACGATTGTGATTGCCGAGCCAACGACATCAGCAACGACAGCAGCGAATAGTCAAGAGAGCGGTGCGAGGACATGCGCGACTGGCTGGTTCAGTTGTGCGGATACCGTAGGCGGAGGATGTTGTCCGACCGGGTATGCGTGCGGAGCAAGCTGCACAGCAGCGCCGACCGCATCCACAACAGGAACCGTAGCTAAGGAGGCTCCAACGGTAGAATCAATTGGGGACACTGTGAAATACAATTGGATACATTTGATCTGGGCTATGTTCATGACTTGGCTATGCTATGATAAATGTACTTAGATTATTGTATAGATGATTGACGAAAATTGAAGATAACGAGATCAAGCACGATCGCCGAGATGAGAGACCGAACGCGGGGAGAGAACGAAGTGGGGGAATCGTTTATCCCTCGAAAGGAAAGATTTTCCGTAGCCGTGACGAGCACgaatattattattattattattgacCTGTCTTCGGTTGCTTTGCCGGCCCGGTTGGTAACCGTCTCCATCCATCGTAATCGTCCGCGTCCAAACCGCTCCGACCTTCTCCTCACCTCCTCACCTCCTCACCTCTTCCCCCTTCTTTACTCTCCTTCACCCCATCTTCCCCCTCCCTCCCTTATCACAATGTCGAGCAGCAACACCCAGGCCCCTTTGCCCTTCGGGTACCAGTTCGTCGCCGGTGCGATCGCCGGTGTGTCTGAGGTAAGTGGGCTGCGATTCACCGGCAACACCAAATTAGGCCTGACTGACCGCGTGACTAGATTCTGGTTATGTAcgatcctcttcctttccctcctcaCACACGTGGACGGAAATAATGGAATCTTCATGTTGAAAGGGTTATTAACATTTGTTTAGGTACCCATTGGATGTTGTTAAGACCCGAGTGTGCGTCTCACTTCACATCAAGCCCACCGAGCTCAATTCAAGCAAACTGACATTAAGATAGCCAGCTTCAGACGGGCGCTGGTGTCGGCGAGGAGTCCTACAATGGCATGTTTGACTGCTTCCGCAAGATCATTCGCAATGAGGGGTATGTCAATTCTCTCATCCCTTCCCGCTCTTCCCCACGAGTCCCTACCTAACCTCAAATCAAAAATACCAATACAATACTGACGCCGAAAAGTGCCTCCCGCCTCTACCGCGGCATCTCCGCCCCCATCCTAATGGAGGCGCCCAAGCGCGCGACCAAATTCGCTGCCAACGATTCCTGGGGCGCCTTCTACCGCAACCTCTTCGGCGTGGAAAAGCAAAACCAGTCGCTCGCCATCCTGACCGGTGCAACCGCCGGTGCAACCGAAtccttcgtcgtcgtcccCTTCGAGCTTGTCAAGATTCGCCTGCAGGACCGTGCTTCAGCCGGCAAATACAACGGCATGCTGGATGTTGTGCGCAAGATCATCGCTGCCGAGGGGCCACTTGCGCTCTATAACGGTCTTGAAAGTACATTGTGGCGCCACATCCTCTGGAACTCCGGCTATTTCGGGTGCATTTTCCAGGTGCGCGCGCAGATGCCGAAGCCTGAGCCTGGGAACAAGACGCAACAGACGCGGAACGATCTGATTGCTGGTTCGATCGGCGGAACGGCCGGTACGATCCTGAACACGCCCATGG
Protein-coding sequences here:
- a CDS encoding putative GPI anchored protein (transcript_id=CADANIAT00001317) encodes the protein MLFTPILIGAASLAAQASADTFQVSQRYGGPQRPLQGIRKMSDDAGEKFYMHYWHYEEDSVVANSTEEAQTKIDRSSVLPRSYHFQPPFSLGPERFADLRSSPLGRREFECPSGTSACTSINRSDSCCGADETCVVVEDTGLGDVGCCPSGQDCSGTIGSCFEGYTSCPSSLGGGCCFPGYECVEGGCQCAHIITITITLSSTTLTTTSTETVSATSTTDTSTTTTSTSTATPTTTSTSSTGDLTPPDRPTSLSTTTSSETETTCPTGFYACAAVYQGGCCQIGRNCDTTSCPAVSSTTIETEGRTIVIAEPTTSATTAANSQESGARTCATGWFSCADTVGGGCCPTGYACGASCTAAPTASTTGTVAKEAPTVESIGDTVKYNWIHLIWAMFMTWLCYDKCT
- a CDS encoding putative mitochondrial 2-oxodicarboxylate carrier protein (transcript_id=CADANIAT00001318): MSSSNTQAPLPFGYQFVAGAIAGVSEILVMYPLDVVKTRVQLQTGAGVGEESYNGMFDCFRKIIRNEGASRLYRGISAPILMEAPKRATKFAANDSWGAFYRNLFGVEKQNQSLAILTGATAGATESFVVVPFELVKIRLQDRASAGKYNGMLDVVRKIIAAEGPLALYNGLESTLWRHILWNSGYFGCIFQVRAQMPKPEPGNKTQQTRNDLIAGSIGGTAGTILNTPMDVVKSRIQNSPKIAGQTPKYNWAWPAVGTVMKEEGFGALYKGFMPKVLRLGPGGGILLVVFTGVMDFFRKMRGETA